From Flavobacterium arcticum, the proteins below share one genomic window:
- a CDS encoding universal stress protein — protein MKKILVPTDFSEHAEHALKVAAQIARKNNGEIYLLHLLELPNHVADDGIGESNAVGGSAGIPEVMFFMKKVRERFEEIVNAPYLEGIKIVEAIQFEKAFDGIMKHSKDHGIDLIVMGSHGASGFREMFIGSNTEKVVRTSSVPVLVIKKDEGEFTPQKFVFASDFSKEIKEPFAKVVEFANTFNMELDLVYVNTPNDFKSTHAAEKLMLEFASGFNINNLNTHIYNDVNVEKGILHFANSIDADMIGMCTHGRQGLAHFFNGSISEDLVNHAVRPVVTFKI, from the coding sequence ATGAAAAAAATCCTAGTCCCAACAGACTTTTCCGAACATGCTGAACATGCACTAAAAGTAGCCGCACAAATTGCGCGTAAAAATAATGGTGAAATTTACCTACTACATCTTCTTGAATTACCTAATCACGTAGCTGATGATGGTATAGGAGAAAGCAATGCTGTAGGCGGAAGCGCAGGAATACCTGAAGTGATGTTCTTTATGAAAAAAGTACGCGAGCGTTTTGAAGAAATCGTAAACGCTCCATACTTAGAAGGAATTAAGATTGTTGAAGCAATACAGTTTGAAAAAGCCTTTGACGGCATCATGAAACACAGTAAAGATCACGGCATAGACCTTATCGTAATGGGTTCTCATGGAGCAAGTGGTTTTAGAGAAATGTTTATAGGCTCTAACACTGAGAAGGTTGTAAGAACATCTAGCGTACCAGTATTAGTCATTAAAAAAGATGAAGGAGAGTTTACGCCTCAAAAATTTGTTTTTGCATCTGATTTCTCTAAAGAAATAAAAGAACCTTTCGCAAAAGTGGTAGAATTTGCCAATACTTTTAACATGGAACTAGATCTTGTATACGTGAACACTCCAAACGATTTCAAATCTACCCATGCAGCAGAAAAACTAATGCTTGAATTTGCATCAGGATTCAACATAAACAACCTTAACACTCACATTTATAATGATGTAAATGTAGAAAAAGGAATACTGCATTTTGCCAATAGCATTGATGCTGATATGATTGGTATGTGTACACACGGAAGACAAGGACTTGCTCACTTTTTTAACGGAAGTATAAGCGAAGATCTTGTTAACCATGCCGTTAGACCAGTAGTTACCTTTAAAATATAA
- a CDS encoding glycosyltransferase family 117 protein, whose product MINFNLKKWNLIIGWIIFTIAFIVYSITVEPTVSFWDSGEYIATAAKLQVGHPPGAPLYQLTGAFFAMFASGKENIAPMVNMVSVLSAAFTILFMFWSTTLLLKNLIIRFTEINKQNSIMILGSAAVGCLAFVFSDSFWFNATEAEVYAMASLFIAILFWAGLRWGEEMHLPHGNRWLLLISLLTGLSFGVHFLALLTIPSIGLIYYFKNYEKITIKNFTIANISIVGVLLFVFMLLMPYTLALFAKTEIFVVNSLGMPFNSGTIIMFLLTGFLFYSGLKYTRKKQLPLYNTLLLCLLFIYTGFSSWMMLSVRANTNITINENPPTNAAELLAYYNRENYQEQKTFYGSMYTQAYAGLDKENPYTDAKPNYERDYTTGKYVIVNHYKNAKQNFDKNHEGFLPRLAHEKNAVTYMAYAGPPKFKVNPYYDFEKELPQYGVDISQLSPEDTAIAASQLKGQLENVVAEFKSSYRKGEMDNTDYNSFLKSYSQYLIVDKPTLSDNLSFMFNYQFGYMYWRYFMWNFAGRQNDIQGKDDILNGNWISGIKAVDEMRLGAQEKLTSDMLGNKGRNAYYFIPLLLGLIGLVYHAKKDLKSFYILLVLFLFTSLALKVFLNESPFEVRERDYVLVGSFYVFGIWIAFGVYALYDMLKKHINPKVVTPVVLACTLLAAPVLMAKENWDDHDRSGRYTALAMAKAYLDSCDPKAILFTVGDNDTFPLWYAQEIESYRTDVRVACSTYLPADWYIDQMKRQAYDSTPLPISLLHEQYRDGTRDYMLYNPRTEERMDIKDFMAFILLDDERAKVEMNNGQKINYYPTNKIRVPVDKAQVIKNKVVPEAYYDDIVPYIDIDLPDVLYKHNLITLDIIANNNWERPIYFTGGSPDDDYFIWMEDYLQLEGMTYKLVPIKTTPDEDAPFDFGRVNAEKMYDTVMKWDWGNSNNPDIYHDPQTLRNSVAFKRNLARLSDTLIKEGKTEKAVKIIDLALEKMPVDYYRAYFMDEAFADGYYRTSKTEKARQLLNKLTRKYKENLDYYHSLAPSLQNSLYYNILRDIESYRSLLLIMKENKDITLYEKHKKEFNQFNQMFTRFDRENE is encoded by the coding sequence ATGATCAATTTTAATTTAAAAAAATGGAACCTTATTATTGGGTGGATAATATTTACTATTGCCTTTATTGTTTATAGCATTACAGTAGAACCTACTGTGAGTTTTTGGGATAGTGGGGAATATATCGCTACTGCCGCAAAACTACAAGTTGGTCACCCACCAGGCGCACCACTATATCAACTCACAGGAGCATTTTTTGCAATGTTTGCTTCTGGAAAAGAGAATATAGCACCGATGGTCAATATGGTATCTGTACTTTCTGCTGCATTCACTATACTCTTTATGTTTTGGTCAACAACATTACTACTCAAAAACCTCATCATACGCTTTACAGAAATCAATAAACAAAATAGCATTATGATTCTTGGGAGCGCTGCTGTAGGCTGCCTTGCTTTTGTGTTTTCAGATAGTTTTTGGTTTAATGCTACCGAAGCCGAGGTATATGCTATGGCATCATTATTTATAGCAATATTATTTTGGGCAGGACTACGCTGGGGCGAAGAAATGCACCTACCACATGGTAACCGATGGCTATTACTCATCTCGTTATTAACAGGTTTATCTTTCGGCGTTCATTTCCTTGCATTACTTACCATACCTTCTATAGGGCTTATTTATTATTTTAAGAACTACGAAAAAATCACCATCAAAAACTTCACCATAGCCAATATTAGTATTGTAGGGGTGCTTCTATTTGTGTTTATGCTCCTTATGCCTTACACATTAGCTCTTTTTGCAAAAACTGAAATATTTGTAGTAAACAGTCTTGGTATGCCTTTTAATTCAGGTACAATTATCATGTTCCTCCTTACAGGTTTCTTATTTTATAGTGGGTTAAAATATACTCGTAAAAAACAACTACCATTATACAACACATTGTTACTGTGCTTACTGTTCATCTACACAGGTTTTTCGTCATGGATGATGTTATCTGTTCGTGCCAACACTAACATAACTATCAATGAGAATCCACCAACTAATGCTGCTGAATTACTTGCCTATTATAATCGTGAAAATTACCAAGAACAAAAAACATTTTACGGGTCTATGTACACACAGGCTTATGCCGGACTTGACAAAGAAAATCCATATACAGATGCCAAGCCCAACTATGAGCGCGATTATACTACAGGTAAATATGTAATTGTAAATCATTACAAAAATGCTAAACAAAACTTTGATAAAAATCATGAGGGGTTTTTACCACGACTGGCACACGAAAAAAACGCAGTAACTTATATGGCGTATGCTGGACCTCCGAAGTTTAAGGTAAACCCATATTATGATTTTGAAAAAGAACTACCTCAATATGGCGTGGATATTTCGCAATTAAGCCCCGAAGATACTGCTATTGCAGCATCACAATTGAAAGGGCAGTTGGAAAACGTTGTGGCAGAGTTTAAATCATCGTACAGGAAGGGTGAAATGGATAATACTGATTATAATTCTTTCCTGAAAAGTTATAGTCAATATCTTATCGTAGATAAGCCAACCCTAAGCGACAACTTGAGCTTTATGTTTAACTATCAGTTTGGGTATATGTACTGGCGCTACTTTATGTGGAATTTTGCAGGTCGTCAAAATGACATACAAGGTAAAGATGATATACTAAACGGCAACTGGATAAGCGGTATAAAAGCCGTTGATGAAATGCGACTTGGTGCACAGGAAAAACTAACAAGCGATATGCTGGGTAACAAAGGGCGTAATGCTTACTATTTTATACCGCTACTACTAGGACTTATCGGATTAGTATATCATGCCAAAAAAGATCTAAAAAGTTTTTACATACTACTGGTATTATTCCTCTTTACAAGCCTTGCACTAAAAGTATTTTTAAACGAAAGTCCATTTGAAGTACGTGAACGCGATTATGTACTGGTAGGTTCTTTCTACGTTTTTGGTATATGGATAGCCTTTGGGGTATATGCTTTATATGATATGCTAAAAAAACACATTAACCCAAAAGTGGTAACACCCGTAGTACTTGCCTGTACCCTACTTGCTGCTCCTGTACTTATGGCTAAAGAAAACTGGGATGATCATGATCGCTCTGGGCGTTATACGGCATTGGCTATGGCAAAAGCCTACCTCGATTCATGCGACCCTAAAGCTATACTATTTACCGTTGGCGACAATGATACATTTCCATTATGGTATGCACAAGAAATTGAAAGTTACAGAACTGATGTGCGAGTAGCATGTAGCACCTACTTACCTGCTGACTGGTATATTGACCAAATGAAAAGACAGGCGTATGATTCTACCCCATTACCTATATCGCTCTTACATGAGCAATACCGCGATGGCACACGCGACTATATGTTGTACAACCCGCGTACGGAGGAGCGAATGGATATTAAAGACTTTATGGCTTTTATATTGCTAGATGATGAACGTGCCAAAGTAGAAATGAATAACGGGCAGAAAATAAACTACTACCCTACTAACAAAATTCGAGTACCCGTTGATAAGGCACAAGTTATTAAAAACAAGGTAGTACCCGAAGCCTATTATGATGATATTGTTCCCTATATAGATATTGACTTGCCAGATGTGTTGTACAAGCACAACCTTATTACTCTCGATATAATAGCGAATAATAACTGGGAGCGTCCTATATATTTTACTGGCGGTAGTCCTGATGATGATTATTTCATATGGATGGAAGATTACCTACAACTGGAAGGTATGACTTATAAGCTTGTACCCATAAAAACGACTCCTGATGAAGATGCTCCTTTTGACTTTGGAAGGGTAAATGCTGAAAAAATGTATGATACCGTTATGAAATGGGATTGGGGTAACAGTAACAACCCTGATATATATCATGATCCGCAAACACTGCGAAACAGTGTTGCCTTCAAAAGAAACTTAGCCCGCCTATCAGACACTTTAATTAAAGAGGGGAAGACTGAAAAGGCAGTAAAAATAATAGACCTTGCTCTTGAAAAAATGCCCGTTGATTATTACCGTGCTTATTTTATGGATGAAGCCTTTGCTGATGGCTACTATCGCACTAGTAAAACAGAAAAAGCAAGGCAGTTACTTAACAAACTTACGAGAAAATATAAAGAGAATCTCGATTATTATCATTCGCTTGCGCCCTCATTGCAAAACTCATTATACTATAATATTCTTAGAGATATAGAAAGCTATAGAAGCTTATTATTGATAATGAAAGAGAATAAAGACATCACACTTTATGAAAAGCACAAAAAAGAGTTTAATCAATTTAATCAGATGTTTACACGGTTTGACCGAGAAAATGAATAA
- a CDS encoding glycosyltransferase family 117 protein, with amino-acid sequence MITFNYKKWNTLLGWFVFAIAMTVYSLTVEPTLSFWDCGEYIATAAKLEVGHPPGAPLFQMMGAFFAMFATSPDKVALMVNMVSVVSSAFTILFLFWSVTIILRTIISRFSEFDNNSAIAILGSAFVGALALTFSDSFWFNATEAEVYAMASLFIALLLWLGLRWEQDMHTPRGNKWLLIISLVVGLSFGVHFMALLAIPAIGFIYFFKNYENVTIKSFLIANVIIVAILLFIFKLLLPYTMALFGKTEIFMVNSLGMPFNSGTIFIGLVIIAFFYFGLTYTHKKGLPLYNTILLSTLFILIGFSTWMMLPIRANANVVINENRPSDAAEVLAYYNREQYGEQKLFYGPMYSDTYAGLDKNNPYEDEKPNYQRDYKTGKYVIVNNYKNAKQNTDDRHKGFMPRMWSTEHAVNYMRYTKPLEFKLDPAIDYERELYQYGIDPEQMTEQEYADYVNQIRGELEGTVNQFKAAYRSGDADLDDYNKFLNSYGQYLVIEKPSFWDNMDYMVNYQFGYMYGRYFMWNFAGRQNDIQGRGDNMDGNWISGIKPFDTMRLGSQDNLSSDQTNNKGRNMYFMIPLILGLIGVTYHAFKDIKSFYVLLILFLFTGLALKVYLNERPFEPRERDYALVGSFFVFSMWIGFGVYAIYDTIKNYIKPKIAAPLVIVVTLLAAPILMGSQNWDDHNRSGRYTALAMAKAYLSSCEPNAILFTIGDNDTFPLWYAQEVEGYRTDIRIVNTSLFMTDWYIDQMKRQAYESKPMPISFKHEQYVQGTRDYMLHIPETDERWDIKTFLKFIGSDDPRVKKELNNGHMVNYYRTNKIRLTVDKENIIKNKAVSPAQYDSIVPYIDIDIKGDALYKNRLMMLDILANNNWERPIYFTGGSFGDDDYLWMKDYLQLDGMVFKLVPIRTPIPKDGSPLDMGYIDADKMYDIVMQWDWGNSDSPNIYHDPETRKNSITFRTNLARLMEKLIEEGKEEKAKKIIDLAMEKMPLEYYGYYTLLEPFATGYYKTGNKEKARTMLATLIKKYQESLTFYKGLKISQQDAHHIDIITDIERYRSLLWIMKEQGDTALYNKEKPAFNKYNEMFKRYQRDSE; translated from the coding sequence ATGATAACATTTAATTATAAGAAATGGAATACACTGCTTGGCTGGTTTGTTTTTGCCATAGCAATGACTGTATATTCGTTAACTGTAGAACCTACCCTTAGTTTTTGGGACTGTGGTGAGTATATTGCCACTGCTGCAAAGCTCGAAGTAGGTCACCCACCAGGAGCTCCGCTCTTCCAAATGATGGGTGCATTTTTCGCCATGTTTGCTACCAGTCCAGATAAGGTTGCTCTTATGGTTAATATGGTATCCGTAGTATCAAGTGCATTTACTATACTATTTCTATTTTGGTCAGTTACCATTATTTTAAGAACAATTATTTCCCGATTTTCAGAATTTGACAATAATAGTGCTATAGCCATATTAGGTAGTGCCTTTGTAGGGGCTTTGGCATTAACTTTCTCTGATAGTTTCTGGTTTAATGCTACTGAAGCCGAGGTATATGCTATGGCTTCTTTATTCATTGCACTTTTATTATGGCTGGGACTGCGCTGGGAACAGGATATGCATACACCACGTGGTAACAAATGGTTGCTTATTATATCGCTTGTAGTAGGATTATCTTTCGGAGTACACTTTATGGCACTCCTTGCTATACCTGCTATAGGGTTTATTTATTTCTTTAAAAATTATGAAAATGTAACTATTAAGAGTTTCCTTATAGCCAATGTAATTATTGTAGCTATACTACTTTTCATCTTCAAACTGTTATTACCTTATACCATGGCACTTTTCGGGAAAACCGAAATATTTATGGTAAACAGCTTAGGTATGCCATTTAACTCGGGTACAATTTTTATAGGGTTAGTTATTATTGCATTCTTTTACTTCGGGCTTACTTATACTCACAAAAAAGGGCTTCCGTTGTACAACACTATATTACTTTCTACACTATTTATACTTATAGGTTTCTCTACATGGATGATGCTACCTATTCGTGCTAATGCTAATGTAGTTATTAATGAGAACCGCCCTTCGGATGCTGCCGAAGTATTAGCTTACTATAACAGGGAGCAGTATGGCGAGCAAAAATTATTTTATGGCCCTATGTATTCTGATACTTATGCGGGACTTGACAAAAACAATCCATATGAAGATGAGAAACCTAACTATCAAAGAGATTACAAAACAGGTAAATATGTAATTGTAAACAATTATAAAAACGCCAAACAAAATACCGACGACAGACATAAAGGTTTTATGCCAAGAATGTGGAGCACAGAACATGCTGTAAATTATATGCGCTATACTAAGCCACTAGAATTCAAACTTGATCCTGCTATTGATTATGAAAGGGAACTGTACCAATATGGTATAGACCCTGAGCAAATGACAGAGCAAGAGTATGCAGACTATGTAAACCAAATAAGAGGCGAACTAGAAGGTACCGTAAATCAATTTAAAGCTGCTTACCGTTCTGGTGATGCTGATTTAGATGATTATAATAAATTTCTAAACTCTTACGGGCAGTATCTTGTTATAGAAAAGCCGTCGTTTTGGGATAACATGGATTATATGGTAAACTACCAGTTTGGCTATATGTACGGTAGGTACTTTATGTGGAATTTTGCCGGAAGACAAAATGACATACAAGGACGTGGCGATAATATGGACGGTAACTGGATAAGCGGTATAAAACCATTTGACACTATGAGGCTTGGCTCTCAGGATAATCTATCTTCTGACCAAACGAACAATAAAGGGCGCAATATGTATTTTATGATTCCGCTTATATTAGGGCTTATTGGTGTAACCTATCATGCTTTTAAAGACATTAAAAGTTTTTATGTACTGTTAATTTTATTCCTATTTACAGGACTTGCTTTAAAAGTATATCTTAACGAACGTCCGTTTGAACCACGTGAAAGAGATTATGCTCTTGTAGGATCTTTCTTTGTGTTCTCTATGTGGATAGGCTTTGGAGTATATGCTATATATGATACTATTAAAAATTATATTAAACCTAAAATAGCAGCTCCTCTTGTTATTGTAGTAACACTTTTGGCAGCACCAATATTAATGGGTTCTCAAAACTGGGACGACCATAACCGTTCAGGGCGTTATACAGCCTTAGCAATGGCAAAAGCTTACCTGTCATCGTGCGAACCTAATGCTATACTATTTACCATTGGTGATAACGATACTTTCCCTCTTTGGTACGCACAAGAGGTAGAAGGTTACCGTACCGATATCAGGATTGTAAATACTAGCCTATTTATGACTGACTGGTATATTGACCAAATGAAAAGACAAGCATACGAATCGAAACCAATGCCTATTTCGTTTAAACACGAGCAATATGTACAAGGCACTAGAGATTACATGTTACATATCCCTGAAACAGATGAACGATGGGATATTAAAACGTTCCTTAAATTTATAGGATCAGATGACCCTCGTGTTAAAAAAGAACTTAATAATGGGCACATGGTAAATTATTACCGTACCAACAAAATAAGACTTACTGTTGACAAGGAAAACATTATTAAAAACAAAGCCGTAAGTCCTGCACAGTATGACTCTATTGTGCCTTACATCGATATTGATATTAAAGGTGATGCATTGTATAAAAACCGCCTTATGATGCTCGATATACTAGCGAATAACAACTGGGAACGCCCTATCTATTTTACAGGCGGTAGCTTTGGTGATGATGATTACCTGTGGATGAAAGATTACCTGCAACTAGATGGTATGGTGTTTAAACTTGTTCCTATACGCACACCAATACCTAAAGATGGTAGTCCGCTAGACATGGGGTATATAGATGCCGATAAAATGTATGATATTGTAATGCAATGGGATTGGGGTAACAGCGATAGCCCAAATATATATCATGATCCTGAAACCCGTAAAAACAGTATTACTTTCCGTACTAACCTAGCAAGATTAATGGAAAAACTGATTGAAGAAGGTAAAGAAGAAAAAGCCAAAAAGATAATCGACTTGGCTATGGAAAAAATGCCTTTAGAATATTATGGCTATTATACGCTTTTAGAACCTTTTGCTACAGGGTATTATAAAACAGGTAATAAAGAAAAAGCAAGGACAATGCTTGCTACTCTTATTAAAAAATATCAGGAAAGCTTAACATTTTATAAAGGACTTAAAATAAGCCAGCAGGATGCACACCACATTGACATTATTACAGATATAGAGCGTTACAGAAGCCTATTATGGATAATGAAAGAACAAGGTGATACTGCCCTTTACAATAAAGAAAAACCAGCTTTTAATAAGTATAACGAGATGTTTAAGCGCTACCAAAGAGACAGCGAATAA
- a CDS encoding polysaccharide deacetylase family protein, producing the protein MKMYWVKTRWFIKRLFSGFVWDIPNTSKTVYLTFDDGPTPEITEWVLDILRPHDIKATFFCIGNNIEKHPDIFNKIITEGHAIGNHTFNHLNGWNTNNATYIDNIEATETAILKRNPEFEKVKLFRPPYGKMKRTQAKYVRSKGYRIIMWDVLSADFDKSISPEKCFKNVVNTTREGSVIIFHDSIKAATNMQYALPLVINYLKEKGFRFAKIS; encoded by the coding sequence ATGAAAATGTATTGGGTAAAAACACGATGGTTTATAAAGCGTCTATTTTCAGGCTTTGTGTGGGATATACCTAACACGAGTAAAACCGTATACCTTACTTTTGATGATGGTCCTACCCCCGAAATCACCGAATGGGTACTCGATATATTACGTCCGCACGATATTAAAGCGACCTTTTTTTGTATTGGTAACAATATAGAAAAACACCCTGATATCTTCAATAAAATAATTACCGAAGGGCATGCTATAGGTAACCACACCTTTAACCACCTCAACGGTTGGAATACTAATAATGCAACATATATTGATAATATAGAGGCTACGGAAACAGCTATCCTAAAAAGAAATCCTGAATTTGAGAAAGTGAAGCTATTTCGCCCTCCTTACGGTAAGATGAAAAGAACACAGGCAAAATACGTGCGCAGTAAAGGCTACAGGATAATAATGTGGGATGTGTTAAGCGCTGATTTTGACAAGAGTATAAGCCCTGAAAAATGCTTTAAAAACGTTGTAAATACTACTCGCGAAGGTAGCGTGATTATTTTTCACGATAGCATAAAGGCAGCAACCAATATGCAATATGCACTACCATTGGTCATAAATTATTTAAAAGAAAAAGGATTTAGGTTTGCAAAAATTAGCTAG
- a CDS encoding thioredoxin family protein: MSKFGELINSQVPVLIDFYTEWNEPSVSMHPVMRDVAAALGDKAKVIKIDVDKNQELADALRIKGLPTLMIYKDGQMVWRQSGELDANTIITLVQEQAS, encoded by the coding sequence ATGTCAAAATTCGGAGAACTTATTAACTCCCAAGTGCCAGTACTGATCGATTTTTATACAGAATGGAATGAGCCATCAGTATCTATGCACCCAGTAATGCGTGATGTAGCTGCTGCTCTTGGAGACAAAGCCAAAGTGATAAAAATTGATGTAGATAAAAATCAGGAGCTTGCAGATGCCCTTAGAATAAAAGGGTTACCTACACTTATGATTTATAAAGATGGGCAGATGGTATGGAGACAATCGGGCGAGCTCGATGCGAATACCATTATTACATTGGTACAGGAACAGGCTAGCTAA
- a CDS encoding metallophosphoesterase, translating to MFRWILLFVFVAVVEIYAFQALRTVTKLRWLLWAYQGISLFIILYIAYSFTQFDRSVGQNKQSLFTIGLLLITFVPKMIIASMMILEDVTRIIGGLMREFLGDSNESFFSERRKFVSQIALGLAAIPFLSLLYGVTKGKYNFKVRKKTIYFPDLPENFDGLTITQISDVHSGSFDDPDEISHAINLINEQKSDIVLFTGDIVNTHAHEMHPWVDTFKRIETPTLGKYSVLGNHDYGEYVTWNTEKEKQDNFEAIKDLHRQIDFKLLLNENVKINKDGQEIALVGVENWGHNFKKAGDLPKASKGLTPEDFKILMSHDPSHWEYEVKDNANNYHLTLSGHTHGLQFGIEIPGFIKWSPVQYVYKQWAGLYEKTGRYIYVNRGFGFHAYPGRVGIWPEITVLELKKGQKIA from the coding sequence ATGTTTCGTTGGATATTATTATTCGTTTTTGTGGCTGTAGTAGAGATATATGCCTTTCAGGCATTGCGTACTGTTACTAAACTTCGCTGGTTGTTGTGGGCTTATCAAGGGATTTCTCTTTTTATAATCTTATATATTGCTTATTCGTTTACACAGTTTGACAGGAGTGTAGGGCAAAACAAGCAGAGCTTGTTTACCATTGGTTTACTGCTTATAACTTTTGTTCCTAAAATGATCATAGCGAGTATGATGATTTTGGAAGATGTTACCCGTATTATTGGAGGGTTAATGAGAGAGTTTTTAGGTGATAGTAACGAATCATTTTTTAGTGAAAGACGAAAATTTGTAAGCCAAATTGCATTAGGCTTGGCAGCGATACCATTTCTGTCTTTATTATATGGTGTTACAAAAGGCAAGTATAATTTTAAAGTCAGGAAAAAAACAATTTATTTCCCTGACCTTCCGGAAAATTTTGACGGACTTACCATTACACAAATATCTGATGTACACAGTGGTAGTTTTGATGATCCTGATGAAATAAGCCATGCCATTAATCTTATTAACGAACAAAAATCAGATATTGTACTGTTTACAGGTGATATTGTAAATACTCATGCACATGAAATGCATCCTTGGGTTGATACTTTTAAACGTATAGAAACACCTACATTGGGTAAATATTCTGTATTAGGTAATCATGATTATGGTGAGTATGTTACTTGGAATACTGAAAAGGAGAAACAAGACAACTTTGAAGCAATAAAAGACCTACACCGTCAAATTGACTTTAAGTTACTGCTTAATGAAAATGTAAAAATTAATAAGGACGGACAAGAAATAGCCCTAGTAGGAGTAGAGAACTGGGGGCATAATTTTAAAAAAGCAGGCGATTTGCCAAAAGCATCTAAAGGATTAACTCCTGAAGATTTTAAAATACTGATGAGTCATGACCCATCGCACTGGGAATATGAAGTGAAAGATAATGCGAATAACTATCACCTTACGCTTAGCGGGCATACACATGGGTTACAATTTGGTATAGAAATACCAGGTTTTATAAAGTGGAGTCCTGTGCAATATGTATACAAACAATGGGCAGGGCTATATGAAAAAACAGGTCGCTATATATATGTAAATAGAGGTTTTGGTTTTCATGCTTACCCAGGTAGGGTAGGAATATGGCCAGAAATCACTGTTTTAGAGCTAAAAAAAGGTCAAAAAATAGCATAG